Proteins found in one Arthrobacter sp. U41 genomic segment:
- a CDS encoding transposase, giving the protein MPKRYPQDQRARAVRMVLDHLSEYDSVFAACSAIGPKLNIGRESLRRWVLQAQIDADERPGVTSAEQTRIRELESENRELREANEILKKASIFFARDLDPRRRK; this is encoded by the coding sequence ATGCCCAAGCGATACCCCCAGGATCAGCGTGCGCGTGCCGTGCGGATGGTCCTGGACCACCTCAGTGAGTACGACTCCGTTTTTGCCGCCTGTTCCGCCATCGGACCGAAGCTCAATATTGGCAGGGAGTCCCTGCGCCGGTGGGTTCTCCAGGCCCAGATCGACGCGGACGAACGCCCCGGCGTCACCAGCGCCGAGCAGACCCGGATCAGAGAGCTGGAGAGCGAGAACCGGGAACTGCGGGAGGCAAACGAGATCCTGAAGAAAGCCTCGATTTTCTTCGCGAGGGACCTCGACCCTCGCCGCCGCAAATAG
- a CDS encoding TetR/AcrR family transcriptional regulator, with protein MSAREQRQVASDAGLSKQRVVVEAVRLADREGVDGLSMRRLAGVLGAGAMSLYHYVASKDELLDAMIDIVFEEIELPPEEIDWQSAMRRRAVSARQVLARHPWAIGLLESRTSPGPANLRHHEAVTACLRRAGFPVLMATHANWLIDSYVYGYALQAASLPFDTADELADMAKDVYLPQLPPDEFPYLNESAAALVAAGYDPAEEFIFGLDLVLAALEPLRASA; from the coding sequence GTGTCTGCGAGGGAACAACGCCAGGTCGCGTCAGACGCGGGGTTGAGCAAGCAGCGGGTGGTGGTCGAGGCGGTCCGGCTCGCCGACCGCGAGGGGGTCGACGGGCTGAGCATGCGCCGGCTGGCTGGCGTGCTCGGTGCGGGCGCGATGTCGCTCTACCACTACGTGGCGAGCAAGGACGAGTTGCTGGACGCCATGATCGACATCGTGTTCGAGGAGATCGAGCTCCCGCCCGAAGAAATCGACTGGCAGTCGGCGATGCGACGGCGGGCGGTATCCGCCCGACAGGTTCTCGCACGCCACCCGTGGGCGATCGGCCTGTTGGAGTCGCGGACATCGCCGGGGCCCGCGAACCTCCGCCACCACGAAGCGGTTACCGCCTGCCTGCGAAGGGCCGGCTTCCCGGTCTTGATGGCGACACACGCCAACTGGTTGATCGACAGCTATGTTTACGGTTACGCCCTGCAGGCAGCCAGCCTGCCGTTCGACACCGCCGATGAGCTCGCGGACATGGCCAAGGACGTTTACCTGCCCCAGCTTCCTCCTGACGAGTTCCCCTACCTCAACGAGTCCGCCGCGGCGCTCGTCGCTGCCGGCTACGACCCGGCCGAGGAGTTCATCTTCGGCCTCGACCTCGTCCTAGCCGCCCTCGAGCCCCTGAGAGCCTCCGCATAG
- a CDS encoding ISL3 family transposase: MRATTLLNGVLNLAGVRVVDVDPGAGGPLLVRVALKARKRLDCPHCSYSTMAGYDTRWAESSWRHLDFAGRVLVLTMLRRRLVCPSHGVVVQGVPFARPGSRFSTEFEDMIAWLVTRADKTTVSTFARIAWRTVGAICERVVAEQLDESRFEGLVNIGVDEISWRKHHRYLTLVSDHATSKIVWGAPGKNAATLDGFFKEIGPVNTAAIEAVSMDMGPAFAKSVKTNAPGAVICYDPFHVIQVATNALEAFRRSIWQRTRELPDQDIAKKFKGTRWVLLKNPQNLTEKQQATLAGLERTGGLLWDAYQLKESLREVFAGDLNPDDVMEMITTWCDLAAKSNIREFARAAATIRSHTQGIHAAVTRKLSNGRHEGLNNKIRTMTRRSYGFHTPEAALALIMLACGPVEIKLPYQT; this comes from the coding sequence ATGCGTGCTACTACTCTACTCAACGGCGTCTTGAATCTGGCCGGGGTCCGGGTTGTTGACGTTGATCCTGGCGCCGGGGGTCCGCTGCTGGTGCGGGTGGCGTTGAAGGCCCGCAAGCGCCTGGACTGCCCGCACTGCAGCTACTCAACGATGGCCGGGTATGACACCCGGTGGGCGGAATCGTCGTGGCGGCATCTGGATTTCGCCGGCAGGGTCCTGGTGCTCACAATGCTCCGCCGGCGGCTGGTCTGCCCCAGCCACGGCGTCGTGGTGCAGGGCGTGCCGTTCGCCCGGCCCGGCTCCCGGTTCAGCACGGAATTTGAGGACATGATCGCCTGGCTGGTCACCCGTGCGGACAAGACCACGGTGTCCACCTTCGCCCGGATAGCGTGGCGGACCGTCGGGGCGATCTGTGAACGCGTCGTGGCCGAACAACTCGATGAGAGCCGCTTCGAAGGCCTGGTCAATATCGGCGTGGATGAGATTTCCTGGCGCAAACACCACCGCTACCTGACCCTCGTCTCGGACCACGCCACCTCGAAGATCGTCTGGGGCGCACCGGGAAAGAACGCGGCGACACTGGATGGATTCTTCAAGGAGATCGGACCGGTGAACACGGCGGCGATAGAGGCCGTCAGCATGGACATGGGCCCGGCTTTTGCCAAGTCCGTGAAGACCAACGCACCCGGCGCGGTCATCTGCTACGACCCGTTCCACGTCATCCAGGTCGCCACCAACGCGCTGGAAGCCTTCCGCCGTTCCATCTGGCAACGGACCCGTGAGCTGCCCGATCAGGACATCGCGAAGAAGTTCAAAGGAACCCGCTGGGTGCTGCTGAAAAACCCGCAGAACCTCACCGAAAAACAACAAGCCACCCTGGCCGGGCTCGAACGCACCGGAGGGCTGCTCTGGGACGCCTACCAGCTCAAGGAATCCCTCCGGGAGGTCTTCGCCGGCGACCTCAACCCCGATGACGTGATGGAGATGATCACCACCTGGTGCGACCTCGCCGCCAAATCCAACATCCGCGAGTTCGCCAGGGCCGCCGCCACGATCCGATCCCACACCCAAGGGATCCACGCAGCAGTCACCAGGAAACTCTCCAACGGCCGCCACGAAGGACTGAACAACAAGATCCGCACCATGACCCGCAGATCCTACGGATTCCACACCCCCGAAGCCGCCCTCGCCCTGATCATGCTCGCCTGCGGACCCGTCGAAATCAAACTCCCATACCAGACATAA
- a CDS encoding NAD(P)-dependent alcohol dehydrogenase translates to MGIEQRSNAGARLVPEASPAGAATMRAAVQQRYGPPSVLESSEVGLPLPGRGCVLVHVGAASVHPGDYFVMTGEPYVARLAFGLRRPRHGIPGRDLAGVVAAVGNDVTAFRPGDEVFGWSTAGTLAEYACVPADNLVSVPANVSVVDAAAVPTSAMAALQAVREIANVQPGQAVLVTGASGGVGSFAVQIAKTFNAEVTGVCSTRNVDLVRSLGADHVIDYTRTDFTRTEKRYDVILDNVEAQPLAAVRRALTPTGTLIPNSGRGGPWLGPLGRIVKARVLSGFTRQQLKPFLSVEKRQDLLTLADLLATGQVTPVIDRTYPLDEAADALRYVGAGHTRGKVVITV, encoded by the coding sequence GTGGGAATCGAACAGCGATCGAATGCCGGAGCACGCCTGGTGCCGGAGGCGAGTCCGGCCGGGGCGGCGACGATGCGGGCCGCCGTCCAGCAACGCTACGGCCCGCCCTCAGTGCTCGAGTCGTCCGAGGTCGGGCTACCGCTGCCCGGTCGAGGCTGTGTGCTCGTCCACGTGGGCGCGGCCTCGGTACACCCTGGCGACTACTTCGTCATGACCGGTGAGCCGTACGTGGCGCGCCTGGCGTTCGGGCTCCGCCGGCCGCGCCACGGCATCCCTGGCAGGGACCTCGCCGGCGTGGTGGCAGCGGTCGGGAATGATGTCACCGCTTTCCGCCCCGGCGACGAGGTGTTCGGCTGGAGCACCGCTGGAACGCTCGCGGAGTACGCCTGCGTCCCGGCGGACAACCTTGTGTCCGTGCCCGCCAACGTGTCGGTCGTGGACGCGGCAGCGGTGCCCACGTCGGCCATGGCTGCGTTGCAGGCGGTGCGCGAGATCGCGAACGTTCAACCGGGCCAGGCGGTGCTGGTCACGGGCGCGTCGGGCGGCGTGGGCTCCTTCGCCGTACAGATCGCCAAGACGTTTAACGCCGAGGTGACGGGTGTGTGCAGCACCCGCAACGTCGACTTGGTCCGGTCACTCGGTGCCGACCACGTCATCGACTACACGAGGACCGACTTCACCCGCACCGAGAAGCGCTACGACGTCATCCTCGACAACGTGGAAGCCCAGCCCCTAGCGGCTGTCCGCCGAGCGCTGACGCCCACCGGCACCCTCATCCCCAACAGCGGACGCGGCGGCCCCTGGCTCGGCCCCCTCGGTCGGATCGTCAAAGCGCGCGTGCTGTCCGGGTTCACCCGTCAGCAGCTGAAGCCCTTCCTGTCGGTCGAGAAGCGCCAGGACCTGCTCACCCTGGCCGACCTCCTCGCGACCGGGCAGGTCACGCCGGTCATCGATCGCACCTACCCCCTCGACGAAGCAGCGGACGCCCTCCGCTACGTCGGGGCCGGCCACACCCGAGGGAAGGTCGTGATCACCGTCTGA
- a CDS encoding DUF6326 family protein, with protein MTIRTKTPNLVDNPPIPVQAKLAAAWTSLMFLVIYIDYYHLYQPGEIDLIRGGVIFEFDISGTLMSIFFVIIAIPALMIMLSMTLPARVNRATNLVVASLYIPVMVFNAAGASWDYAFYYALTIGVEVLILAFILRAAWTWPRTAPSATMPTSREGDRALPQA; from the coding sequence ATGACCATCCGAACGAAAACCCCGAACCTGGTCGACAACCCACCGATCCCCGTGCAGGCCAAGCTCGCGGCAGCCTGGACCAGCCTCATGTTCCTCGTCATTTACATCGACTACTACCACCTCTACCAGCCCGGCGAAATCGACTTAATTCGCGGTGGCGTCATCTTCGAGTTCGACATCAGCGGGACATTGATGTCCATTTTCTTCGTGATTATCGCGATCCCGGCCTTGATGATCATGCTCTCCATGACGCTGCCCGCCCGTGTGAACCGCGCCACGAACCTCGTCGTTGCATCGCTGTACATCCCCGTCATGGTGTTCAACGCGGCAGGGGCGTCCTGGGACTACGCCTTTTACTACGCCCTCACTATCGGAGTCGAGGTGCTGATCCTGGCCTTCATCCTGCGCGCCGCCTGGACCTGGCCCCGCACCGCACCGTCGGCGACCATGCCGACCAGCCGTGAGGGCGATCGCGCCCTGCCGCAAGCGTGA